A stretch of the Streptomyces venezuelae genome encodes the following:
- a CDS encoding PaaI family thioesterase has translation MSGRNTSLTPPADAAAPVRHPDAPAPGELLGAHYEHCFGCGGGQPHGLHLEARAGDGVRVTAEFTVRPAHQGAPGLAHGGVLATALDETLGSLNWLLRVIAVTGRLETDFLRPVPVDTVLYLEAEVTAVAGRKIFCTAVGRIGGPEGPVAVRADALFIEVKVDHFIENGRPEEIRAAMADPDQVRRARAFEVNP, from the coding sequence GTGAGTGGACGAAACACAAGCCTGACGCCCCCGGCCGATGCCGCGGCGCCGGTCCGGCACCCCGACGCGCCGGCCCCCGGCGAACTCCTCGGCGCGCACTACGAGCACTGTTTCGGCTGCGGCGGCGGACAGCCGCACGGGCTCCACCTGGAGGCCCGGGCCGGCGACGGCGTCCGCGTCACCGCCGAGTTCACCGTCAGGCCCGCCCACCAGGGCGCCCCCGGCCTCGCTCACGGCGGAGTCCTCGCCACCGCTCTGGACGAGACCCTCGGCTCCCTGAACTGGCTGCTGCGCGTCATCGCGGTCACCGGCCGGCTGGAGACCGACTTCCTGCGCCCGGTGCCCGTGGACACCGTGCTGTACCTGGAGGCGGAGGTCACCGCGGTGGCCGGGCGGAAGATCTTCTGTACGGCCGTCGGCCGGATAGGCGGCCCGGAGGGCCCGGTCGCGGTACGCGCCGACGCCCTCTTCATCGAAGTCAAGGTCGACCACTTCATCGAGAACGGCCGACCCGAGGAGATCCGGGCGGCCATGGCCGACCCGGACCAGGTCAGGCGCGCCCGCGCCTTCGAGGTGAACCCCTGA
- a CDS encoding DUF3159 domain-containing protein, with product MTSWDKPSPAEAGARATQAHPTESEADQKAVTQAALFDAFGGIRGTLETMLPGLLFVMIYTVNKDVKMSAIAAGAVAVLLVIVRLVRRDTVKHAFSGVFGVGVGIAFALFTGSAKGFYLPGMIYGACLGIAFTLSALVGYPLLGVVLGPVFKENLSWRTRNPGRKKAYTKASLAWGLIFLAKYAILFPLYWWGDATQLGWLLIALKLPPMVLAVYFTWLFLAKAPPPIDVFAEMEAEEEAERLRKAGQTPSREQ from the coding sequence GTGACGTCATGGGACAAGCCGAGCCCCGCCGAGGCGGGAGCGCGGGCGACGCAGGCGCATCCGACTGAGTCGGAGGCCGACCAGAAGGCCGTCACACAGGCGGCGCTCTTCGATGCCTTCGGCGGCATCCGCGGCACCCTGGAGACGATGCTCCCCGGGCTGCTCTTCGTGATGATCTACACGGTCAACAAGGACGTGAAGATGTCGGCGATCGCGGCGGGCGCGGTGGCCGTGCTGCTGGTGATCGTGCGGCTGGTGCGCCGGGACACCGTCAAACACGCCTTCAGCGGTGTGTTCGGCGTCGGTGTCGGCATCGCCTTCGCGTTGTTCACGGGCAGCGCCAAGGGCTTCTATCTGCCGGGCATGATCTACGGCGCCTGCCTGGGCATCGCGTTCACGCTCTCCGCGCTGGTGGGCTACCCGCTGCTCGGGGTGGTGCTGGGTCCGGTGTTCAAGGAGAACCTCTCCTGGCGCACCCGGAACCCCGGCCGCAAGAAGGCGTACACCAAGGCGAGCCTGGCCTGGGGGCTGATCTTCCTCGCCAAGTACGCGATCCTCTTCCCGCTGTACTGGTGGGGCGACGCCACCCAGCTGGGCTGGCTGCTGATCGCGCTGAAGCTGCCGCCGATGGTGCTGGCGGTGTACTTCACCTGGCTGTTCCTGGCGAAGGCACCGCCGCCGATCGACGTCTTCGCCGAGATGGAGGCGGAGGAGGAAGCGGAACGCCTCCGAAAGGCGGGCCAGACCCCCTCGCGGGAGCAGTAG
- the dut gene encoding dUTP diphosphatase, producing MTMNGNHAPVDVLIRRVDPEVPLPAYGHPGDAGCDLVTTEAAELAPGERTVLPTGVSIALPDGYAAFVHPRSGLAARCGLALVNAPGTVDAGYRGEIKVIVVNLDPRESVRFERFDRIAQLVVQRVERVRFHEVAELPGSARAEGGFGSTGGHAAVAGNGAGQQGGNGYASVVSDREGQ from the coding sequence ATGACCATGAACGGCAACCACGCACCCGTGGACGTACTGATCCGCCGCGTCGATCCCGAGGTGCCCCTTCCGGCGTACGGCCACCCCGGCGACGCCGGCTGCGACCTGGTCACCACCGAGGCCGCGGAGCTCGCCCCCGGCGAGCGGACCGTACTCCCCACCGGGGTGTCCATCGCCCTGCCCGACGGCTACGCCGCCTTCGTGCACCCCCGGTCCGGCCTGGCCGCCCGGTGCGGGCTCGCGCTCGTGAATGCCCCGGGGACGGTGGATGCCGGGTACCGTGGGGAGATCAAGGTGATCGTGGTCAATCTCGACCCTCGCGAGAGCGTCCGGTTCGAGCGCTTCGACCGCATTGCCCAGCTGGTTGTCCAGCGAGTCGAGAGGGTGCGCTTCCACGAGGTGGCGGAGCTTCCCGGCTCGGCCCGGGCCGAGGGGGGTTTCGGCTCCACCGGCGGTCATGCGGCTGTGGCCGGAAACGGCGCTGGTCAGCAGGGTGGGAATGGCTACGCTTCGGTCGTATCCGACCGGGAAGGACAGTGA
- a CDS encoding DUF3093 domain-containing protein → MQLSPAHHDERLTAPRAWWGITVLMGLACALMLVPLGTAAVLAGLVGGTALTGLLVSSYGSARVRVVNGSLAAGDARIPVSALGEPEILDAEQARAWRTYKADTRAFMLMRSYVPTAVRVEVTDPSDPTPYVYVSTREPEALATAIRSARTTA, encoded by the coding sequence ATGCAGCTTTCCCCCGCGCACCACGACGAACGTCTGACCGCCCCCCGCGCCTGGTGGGGCATCACCGTGCTGATGGGCCTGGCCTGTGCCCTGATGCTGGTGCCGCTGGGGACCGCGGCCGTACTGGCCGGGCTGGTCGGCGGGACGGCGTTGACGGGGCTGCTGGTGAGCTCCTACGGGAGCGCCCGGGTGCGGGTGGTGAACGGCTCGCTGGCGGCCGGGGATGCGCGGATTCCGGTGTCCGCCCTGGGCGAGCCCGAGATCCTGGACGCGGAGCAGGCGCGCGCCTGGCGCACGTACAAGGCGGATACCCGGGCGTTCATGCTGATGCGCAGCTACGTCCCGACGGCGGTCCGGGTGGAGGTCACGGACCCGTCCGACCCGACCCCGTACGTGTACGTCTCGACGCGCGAGCCGGAAGCCCTGGCCACTGCCATCCGCTCCGCCCGCACCACCGCCTGA
- a CDS encoding potassium channel family protein, with translation MRVAIAGAGAVGRSIAGELLENGHEVLLVDKAPTAISVERVPQAEWLLADACEITSLDEAALQRCNVVIAATGDDKVNLVVSLLAKTEYGVPRVVARVNNPKNEWLFNESWGVDVAVSTPRLMSALVEEAVSVGDLVRLLRFSHGDANLVELTLPPESSVTGTQISEIDWPEDTSLVTIIRGNRVLTPSPEETLEAGDELLFVAAQAREEQLEDLLQARR, from the coding sequence ATGAGGGTCGCGATCGCCGGAGCGGGCGCGGTGGGCCGTTCCATCGCGGGCGAACTGCTGGAGAACGGCCACGAGGTGCTGCTGGTCGACAAGGCGCCGACCGCCATCTCGGTGGAGCGGGTGCCGCAGGCGGAGTGGCTGCTGGCCGACGCGTGCGAGATCACTTCGCTGGACGAGGCGGCGCTGCAGCGCTGCAACGTGGTCATCGCGGCCACCGGTGACGACAAGGTGAACCTGGTCGTCTCGCTGCTCGCGAAGACCGAGTACGGCGTTCCGCGCGTGGTCGCCCGGGTCAACAACCCGAAGAACGAGTGGCTCTTCAACGAGTCCTGGGGCGTCGACGTCGCGGTGTCCACGCCGCGCCTGATGTCGGCGCTGGTGGAGGAGGCGGTGAGCGTCGGCGACCTGGTCCGGCTGCTGCGCTTCAGCCACGGCGACGCGAACCTGGTCGAGCTGACCCTGCCGCCGGAGTCCTCGGTGACCGGCACCCAGATCAGCGAGATCGACTGGCCGGAGGACACCTCGCTGGTGACGATCATCCGGGGCAACCGGGTGCTGACGCCGAGCCCGGAGGAGACCCTGGAGGCGGGCGACGAGCTGCTGTTCGTGGCGGCCCAGGCACGCGAGGAACAGCTGGAGGACCTCCTCCAGGCCAGGCGCTAG
- a CDS encoding DUF4193 domain-containing protein: MATDYDTPRKTDDDVDNDSIEELKARRNEKSSSAVDVDDFDAVEGLELPGADLSNEELAVRVLPKQADEFTCMSCFLVHHRSQLAREKNGQPICRDCD, encoded by the coding sequence ATGGCAACGGACTACGACACCCCACGCAAGACCGACGACGACGTCGACAACGACAGCATTGAAGAGCTGAAGGCCCGGCGCAACGAGAAGTCGTCCTCGGCGGTCGACGTCGACGACTTCGACGCGGTCGAGGGCCTGGAGCTGCCGGGTGCGGACCTCTCCAACGAGGAGCTGGCCGTCCGGGTGCTGCCCAAGCAGGCCGATGAGTTCACCTGTATGAGCTGCTTCCTGGTGCACCACCGCAGCCAGCTGGCGCGCGAGAAGAACGGCCAGCCCATCTGCCGCGACTGCGACTGA
- a CDS encoding potassium channel family protein, producing MHIVIMGCGRVGSALAQTLEQQGHTVAVIDQDPTAFRRLGAGFGGRRVTGVGFDQDTLREAGIEDAGAFAAVSSGDNSNIIAARVAREMFGVENVAARIYDPKRAEVYQRLGIPTVATVRWTADQMLRRLLPSGAEPLWRDPSGGVQLAEVHASAAWIGHKVSRLQDETGVRVAFLTRLGEAMLPTSQTVLQEGDLVHVMMRTDEIAKVEEAFAEGPEEAHA from the coding sequence GTGCACATCGTCATTATGGGCTGCGGAAGAGTGGGCTCCGCCCTCGCGCAGACCTTGGAGCAGCAGGGGCATACGGTCGCGGTGATCGACCAGGACCCCACCGCGTTCCGTCGGCTGGGAGCGGGATTCGGCGGTCGTCGGGTCACCGGGGTCGGCTTCGACCAGGACACCCTCCGCGAGGCCGGAATCGAGGACGCGGGGGCGTTCGCCGCCGTCTCCAGTGGTGATAATTCCAACATCATCGCCGCCCGTGTGGCCCGCGAGATGTTCGGTGTCGAGAACGTTGCCGCCCGCATCTACGACCCCAAGCGTGCCGAGGTCTACCAGCGGCTGGGCATCCCGACCGTGGCGACCGTACGGTGGACCGCCGACCAGATGCTGCGCCGGCTGCTGCCCTCGGGCGCGGAGCCGCTGTGGCGCGACCCGAGCGGCGGTGTACAGCTCGCCGAGGTCCACGCCTCCGCCGCCTGGATCGGGCACAAGGTGAGCCGGCTGCAGGACGAGACCGGCGTCCGCGTCGCGTTCCTCACCCGGCTGGGCGAGGCGATGCTGCCGACCTCGCAGACGGTTCTGCAGGAGGGCGACCTCGTCCACGTGATGATGCGCACGGACGAGATCGCCAAGGTCGAGGAAGCCTTCGCCGAAGGTCCCGAGGAGGCACACGCATGA
- a CDS encoding response regulator transcription factor: protein MRVLVVEDEQLLADAVATGLRREAMAVDVVYDGAAALERVGVNDYDVVVLDRDLPLVHGDDVCRKIVELGMPTRVLMLTASGDVSDRVEGLELGADDYLPKPFAFSELTARVRALGRRTTVALPPVLERAGIKLDPNRREVFRDGKEVQLAPKEFAVLEVLMRSEGTVVSAEQLLEKAWDENTDPFTNVVRVTVMTLRRKLGEPPVIVTVPGSGYRI from the coding sequence GTGCGCGTACTCGTCGTCGAGGACGAGCAGCTGCTCGCCGATGCGGTGGCCACCGGGCTGCGCCGGGAGGCCATGGCCGTGGACGTCGTGTACGACGGCGCGGCGGCCCTGGAGCGCGTCGGGGTCAACGACTACGACGTGGTCGTGCTCGACCGGGATCTTCCTCTGGTGCACGGCGACGACGTCTGCCGCAAGATCGTCGAACTGGGCATGCCCACCCGGGTGCTGATGCTGACCGCCTCCGGTGACGTCAGCGACCGGGTCGAGGGCCTGGAGCTCGGCGCGGACGACTACCTGCCCAAGCCCTTCGCGTTCAGCGAGCTGACCGCCCGCGTACGCGCCCTGGGCCGGCGTACCACCGTCGCGCTGCCGCCCGTGCTGGAGCGGGCCGGGATCAAGCTGGACCCGAACCGGCGCGAGGTGTTCCGGGACGGCAAGGAGGTCCAGCTGGCGCCCAAGGAGTTCGCGGTGCTGGAGGTGCTCATGCGCAGCGAGGGCACGGTGGTCTCCGCCGAACAGCTGCTGGAGAAGGCGTGGGACGAGAACACCGACCCGTTCACCAACGTGGTGCGGGTGACCGTGATGACCCTGCGGCGGAAGCTGGGCGAACCGCCGGTCATCGTGACGGTGCCCGGTTCCGGCTACCGGATCTGA
- a CDS encoding DUF3710 domain-containing protein, with product MFGRRKKNSSVKDGGAAEQVVDGAGAEESEYAEESDEFDTGAQRRVNLPPAPRPDGPWDVSEVPGDPAEGRVDLGGIFVPGVEGMELRVEVAGDAIVAATVVLRDSAVQLQAFAAPKKEGIWGEVREEIASGITQQGGIIDEVQGPLGWELRAQVPVPLPDGTRGAQLVRFVGVDGPRWFLRGVISGQGAVQPESAGLLETIFRDTVVVRGEGPMAPRDPIVLKLPNDAQMVPDGVQTEDAEGSRFSGGMGQLERGPEITEVR from the coding sequence GTGTTCGGACGTCGCAAGAAGAACAGCTCCGTCAAGGACGGTGGCGCGGCCGAGCAGGTCGTCGACGGCGCCGGGGCGGAGGAGAGCGAGTACGCCGAGGAATCGGACGAGTTCGACACCGGCGCCCAGCGCCGGGTGAACCTGCCGCCGGCCCCGCGGCCGGACGGCCCCTGGGATGTCTCCGAGGTGCCCGGCGATCCGGCCGAGGGCCGGGTCGACCTCGGCGGCATCTTCGTACCGGGTGTCGAGGGCATGGAGCTGCGCGTCGAGGTCGCCGGGGACGCGATCGTCGCCGCGACCGTGGTGCTGCGCGACAGCGCCGTGCAGCTGCAGGCCTTCGCGGCGCCCAAGAAGGAAGGCATCTGGGGTGAGGTCCGCGAGGAGATCGCCTCGGGCATCACCCAACAGGGCGGCATCATCGACGAGGTCCAGGGCCCGCTGGGCTGGGAGCTGCGCGCGCAGGTCCCGGTCCCGCTGCCGGACGGCACCCGCGGCGCACAGCTGGTGCGCTTCGTGGGCGTCGACGGCCCGCGCTGGTTCCTGCGCGGAGTGATCTCCGGGCAGGGCGCGGTGCAGCCCGAGTCGGCCGGCCTGCTGGAGACGATCTTCCGTGACACCGTGGTGGTGCGCGGTGAGGGACCGATGGCTCCGCGCGACCCGATCGTCCTGAAGCTGCCGAACGACGCCCAGATGGTGCCGGACGGTGTGCAGACGGAGGACGCGGAGGGCTCCCGCTTCTCCGGCGGAATGGGCCAGCTGGAGCGCGGCCCGGAGATCACCGAGGTCCGCTGA
- a CDS encoding sensor histidine kinase gives MGRGKLRIYLGAAPGVGKTYAMLAEGHRRLERGADCVVGFVEHHGRPRTEVLLHGLELVPRRELSYRGSAFTEMDVDAVLARRPAIALVDELAHTNVPGSRNAKRWQDVEELLRAGIDVVSTVNIQHLESLGDVVEAITGVRQRETVPDEVVRRADQIELVDMSPQALRRRMAHGNIYKPDKVDAALSNYFRPGNLTALRELALLWTADRVDEYLQQYRGEHGIRSPWQARERIVVGLTGGPEGRTLIRRAARLAEKGAGGEVLAVYIARSDGLTAASPKELALQRTLVEDLGGTFHHVIGDNVPEALLEFARGVNASQIVLGSSRRKAWQYMFGPGVGATVARESGPDLDVHIVTHEEAARGRGRGRGLPAARAGALLGRTRTLAGWVVAVVFPPLLALLLTHIDADPGIANEVLLFLTLTVAAALLGGLFPALASAAFGSLLLNYYFAAPLHRFTISDPRNIVAIVVFFSVAVAVASVVDLAARRTQQAARLRAESEILSFLAGSVLRGETTLSALLERVRETFGMESVALLERQGDTEPWIPAGSVGPNPVARPEDADVDMPVGEHMALALSGRVLPAEDRRVLGAFAAQAAVVLDRQRLVGEAEEARRLAEGNKIRTALLAAVSHDLRTPLASIKASVSSLRSDDVDWSEEDRAELLAGIEEGADRLDHVVGNLLDMSRLQTGTVTPLIRAVDLDEVVPMALGGVPEDSVQLDIPETLPMVAVDPGLLERTVANVVENAVKYSPDGRPVTVAASVLGDRVEVRVVDRGPGVPDEAKERIFAPFQRHGDSPRGAGVGLGLAVARGFAEAMEGTLTAEDTPGGGLTMVLNLRAADGEEPEAAGAAAGEVPVAAPQDPAGPPQDGVRIREKAGPQ, from the coding sequence ATGGGACGCGGCAAGCTTCGGATCTACCTGGGTGCGGCTCCGGGCGTGGGCAAGACGTACGCGATGCTGGCCGAGGGGCACCGGCGGCTGGAGCGGGGCGCGGACTGCGTGGTGGGCTTTGTCGAACACCACGGGCGGCCTCGTACGGAAGTGCTGCTGCACGGTCTGGAGCTGGTGCCGCGCCGTGAGCTGAGCTACCGCGGCTCGGCGTTCACCGAAATGGACGTGGACGCGGTGCTGGCGCGCCGTCCCGCCATAGCGCTGGTCGACGAGCTCGCCCACACCAATGTGCCGGGCTCGCGCAACGCCAAGCGCTGGCAGGACGTGGAGGAGCTGCTCCGGGCCGGTATCGACGTGGTCTCCACCGTCAACATCCAGCACCTGGAATCGCTCGGGGACGTCGTGGAGGCGATCACCGGGGTGCGGCAGCGCGAGACCGTGCCCGACGAGGTGGTGCGGCGGGCCGATCAGATCGAGCTGGTCGACATGTCCCCGCAGGCCCTGCGCCGCCGGATGGCCCACGGCAACATCTACAAGCCGGACAAGGTCGACGCGGCGCTGTCGAACTACTTCCGGCCCGGGAACCTGACCGCGCTGCGCGAGCTGGCCCTGCTGTGGACCGCCGACCGGGTCGACGAGTACCTCCAGCAGTACCGGGGGGAGCACGGCATCCGCTCGCCCTGGCAGGCCCGGGAGCGGATCGTGGTCGGCCTCACCGGGGGACCGGAAGGCCGTACGCTCATCCGCCGGGCGGCGCGGCTGGCGGAGAAGGGCGCGGGCGGCGAGGTGCTCGCCGTCTACATCGCCCGCAGCGACGGGCTGACCGCCGCCTCGCCCAAGGAGCTCGCGCTCCAGCGCACCCTGGTCGAAGACCTGGGCGGAACGTTTCACCATGTGATCGGCGACAACGTTCCCGAAGCGCTCCTCGAATTCGCCCGGGGCGTGAACGCCTCCCAGATCGTGCTCGGATCCAGCCGCCGCAAGGCCTGGCAGTACATGTTCGGGCCGGGTGTCGGAGCCACCGTCGCCCGGGAATCGGGCCCCGACCTGGACGTGCACATCGTCACCCACGAGGAGGCGGCCCGCGGCCGGGGCCGCGGCCGTGGACTGCCGGCCGCCCGCGCCGGGGCCCTGCTGGGCCGCACCCGGACCCTGGCCGGCTGGGTGGTCGCCGTGGTGTTCCCGCCCCTGCTGGCCCTCCTGCTCACCCACATCGACGCGGACCCGGGCATCGCCAACGAGGTGCTGCTGTTCCTGACGCTCACCGTGGCGGCGGCGCTGCTCGGCGGACTGTTCCCGGCCCTGGCCTCCGCCGCCTTCGGGTCCCTGCTGCTCAACTACTACTTCGCCGCGCCGCTGCACCGGTTCACCATCTCCGACCCCAGGAACATCGTCGCCATCGTGGTGTTCTTCTCGGTGGCGGTGGCCGTGGCCTCGGTGGTGGACCTGGCCGCCCGCCGCACCCAGCAGGCGGCCCGGCTGCGCGCCGAATCGGAGATCCTCTCCTTCCTCGCCGGCAGCGTGCTGCGCGGCGAGACCACCCTGTCCGCGCTGCTGGAACGGGTCCGCGAGACCTTCGGCATGGAATCGGTGGCCCTGCTGGAACGGCAGGGCGACACCGAGCCCTGGATCCCGGCCGGCAGCGTCGGCCCGAACCCGGTGGCCCGCCCCGAGGACGCGGACGTGGACATGCCGGTCGGCGAGCACATGGCCCTGGCCCTCTCCGGCCGGGTGCTGCCCGCCGAGGACCGCCGGGTGCTGGGCGCCTTCGCCGCCCAGGCCGCGGTGGTCCTGGACCGGCAGCGCCTGGTCGGGGAGGCCGAGGAGGCCCGCCGGCTCGCCGAGGGCAACAAGATCCGGACCGCCCTGCTGGCTGCGGTCAGCCACGACCTGCGCACCCCGCTCGCCTCCATCAAGGCCTCCGTCTCCTCGCTCCGCTCGGACGACGTGGACTGGTCCGAGGAAGACCGGGCCGAGCTGCTCGCCGGCATCGAGGAGGGCGCCGACCGGCTCGACCACGTGGTGGGCAACCTCCTCGACATGTCCCGGCTCCAGACCGGAACCGTCACCCCGCTGATCCGCGCCGTCGACCTCGACGAGGTGGTGCCGATGGCGCTGGGCGGCGTACCCGAGGACAGCGTGCAGCTGGACATCCCGGAGACGCTGCCGATGGTGGCGGTGGATCCCGGGCTGCTGGAGCGTACGGTCGCCAATGTGGTCGAGAACGCCGTCAAGTACAGCCCCGACGGGCGGCCCGTCACCGTGGCGGCCAGCGTGCTGGGGGACCGGGTGGAGGTCCGGGTCGTGGACCGCGGCCCCGGCGTCCCCGACGAGGCCAAGGAGCGGATCTTCGCCCCCTTCCAGCGGCACGGGGACTCCCCGCGGGGTGCCGGAGTGGGCCTCGGCCTCGCCGTCGCCCGTGGATTCGCCGAGGCGATGGAGGGAACCCTGACCGCGGAGGACACCCCCGGGGGCGGCCTGACCATGGTGCTGAACCTGCGTGCCGCGGACGGTGAGGAACCGGAAGCGGCCGGGGCCGCGGCCGGGGAGGTTCCCGTTGCCGCACCGCAGGACCCCGCCGGCCCACCGCAGGACGGCGTACGCATACGAGAGAAAGCAGGACCTCAATGA
- a CDS encoding sensor histidine kinase: protein MATTPVPPAAPAPPKPTWDPGPPEGPFPWLRPTIRIRLTLLYGGMFLIAGILLLSIIYLLAAQTMRAGLPPPFKIVGGQDVQVTSETCRAVSLVKNADELNAAVAACMDIQRKHALDDLLSRSLMALLGLSIIAFAFGYAMAGRVLSPLGKITRTARRVVGSDLTRRIELDGPDDELKELADTFDEMLDRLERAFTAQQRFVANASHELRTPLAINRTLLEVHLSDPGAPTELQQLGKTLLATNERSEQLVEGLLLLARSENQIVERKPVDLAEVASRAIDQARGEAEAKGVEIRGERAPAVVQGNGVLLERIALNLVQNAVRYNVPEGGWVEVATEVAHGQAVLVVSNTGPVVPAYEIDNLFEPFRRLRTERTGSDKGVGLGLSIARSVARAHGGRIHAEPHEGGGLVMRVTLPI, encoded by the coding sequence ATGGCCACCACACCGGTGCCACCGGCGGCGCCGGCACCACCGAAACCGACCTGGGACCCCGGCCCGCCCGAGGGTCCTTTCCCTTGGCTGAGACCGACCATCCGGATACGGCTCACCCTGCTGTACGGCGGCATGTTCCTGATCGCCGGAATCCTGCTGCTGTCGATCATCTACCTGCTGGCCGCACAGACCATGCGGGCCGGCCTGCCGCCGCCGTTCAAGATCGTCGGTGGTCAGGACGTCCAGGTCACCAGCGAGACCTGCCGGGCCGTGAGCCTGGTCAAGAACGCCGACGAGCTCAATGCGGCGGTCGCCGCCTGTATGGACATCCAGCGCAAGCACGCCCTGGACGACCTGCTCAGCCGGTCCCTGATGGCGCTGCTCGGGCTGTCCATCATCGCGTTCGCCTTCGGCTACGCGATGGCCGGCCGGGTGCTCTCGCCCCTGGGCAAGATCACCAGGACGGCCCGGCGGGTGGTCGGCTCCGACCTCACCCGGCGGATCGAGCTGGACGGCCCGGACGACGAGCTCAAGGAGCTCGCCGACACCTTCGACGAGATGCTGGACCGGCTGGAACGGGCCTTCACCGCCCAGCAGCGGTTCGTGGCCAATGCCTCGCACGAGCTGCGGACCCCGCTCGCGATCAACCGGACCCTCCTCGAGGTGCACCTGTCCGATCCCGGGGCCCCGACGGAGCTCCAGCAGCTCGGCAAGACGCTGCTGGCCACCAACGAGCGCAGCGAGCAGCTGGTCGAGGGCCTGCTGCTGCTGGCCCGCAGCGAGAACCAGATCGTCGAGCGCAAACCGGTGGACCTGGCCGAGGTCGCCTCGCGCGCCATCGACCAGGCGCGCGGCGAGGCCGAGGCGAAGGGCGTGGAGATCCGCGGGGAGCGGGCCCCGGCGGTGGTCCAGGGCAATGGCGTCCTGCTGGAGCGGATCGCCCTCAACCTGGTGCAGAACGCCGTGCGGTACAACGTGCCGGAGGGCGGCTGGGTGGAGGTCGCCACCGAGGTCGCGCACGGCCAGGCGGTGCTCGTGGTCTCGAACACCGGCCCGGTGGTTCCCGCGTACGAGATCGACAACCTCTTCGAGCCCTTCAGGCGCCTCCGTACGGAGCGAACGGGCAGCGACAAGGGTGTCGGGCTCGGTCTGTCCATCGCACGCTCTGTGGCGCGCGCACACGGCGGCCGGATCCACGCCGAGCCCCATGAGGGCGGTGGCCTGGTGATGCGCGTCACCCTGCCGATCTGA
- a CDS encoding response regulator, with translation MTRVLVVEDEPQIVRALVINLKARKYEVDAAADGASALELAAARHPDVVVLDLGLPDMDGVEVIKGLRGWTRVPILVLSARHSSDEKVEALDAGADDYVTKPFGMDELLARLRAAVRRAEPPAGSGDTEVILETAGFTVDLAAKKAVREGRDVRLTPTEWHLLEVLVRNGGKLVSQKQLLQEVWGPSYGTETNYLRVYMAQLRRKLEADPSHPVHFITEPGMGYRFER, from the coding sequence ATGACCCGGGTGCTCGTGGTCGAGGACGAGCCGCAGATCGTCCGTGCCCTCGTGATCAACCTGAAGGCGCGGAAGTACGAGGTCGACGCCGCGGCCGACGGGGCGAGCGCCCTGGAACTGGCCGCCGCCCGCCACCCCGACGTGGTCGTCCTCGACCTCGGGCTGCCCGACATGGACGGGGTCGAGGTGATCAAGGGGCTGCGCGGCTGGACCCGCGTCCCCATCCTGGTGCTCTCCGCCCGCCACAGCTCCGACGAGAAGGTCGAGGCGCTGGACGCGGGCGCCGACGACTACGTCACCAAGCCCTTCGGCATGGACGAGCTGCTGGCCCGGCTGCGCGCCGCCGTCCGCCGGGCCGAGCCGCCCGCCGGCTCGGGCGACACCGAGGTGATCCTGGAGACCGCCGGGTTCACCGTGGACCTGGCCGCGAAGAAGGCCGTCCGCGAGGGCCGCGACGTCCGCCTGACCCCGACCGAATGGCACCTGCTGGAGGTCCTGGTCCGCAACGGCGGCAAGCTGGTCAGCCAGAAACAGCTCCTCCAGGAGGTGTGGGGCCCGTCGTACGGGACCGAGACCAACTACCTCCGGGTGTACATGGCCCAGCTGCGCCGCAAACTGGAGGCCGACCCCTCGCACCCCGTGCACTTCATCACCGAACCGGGCATGGGATACCGCTTCGAGAGGTAG
- a CDS encoding OB-fold nucleic acid binding domain-containing protein yields the protein MSAEPRPEKPAKPARPAGRFRRMIERLSSTQEELHSAELQEDAEAAGCTRICDCHDRQIVKVTGTLRTVTLRPRAGVPALEAELFDGSAALDVVWLGRRSIVGIEPGRRMIASGRIAMSHGRRVLFNPKYELRPLGQEH from the coding sequence ATGAGTGCTGAACCGCGTCCCGAGAAGCCCGCGAAACCGGCCCGGCCGGCGGGCCGGTTCCGCCGGATGATCGAACGGCTGTCCTCCACCCAGGAAGAGCTGCATTCGGCGGAGCTGCAAGAGGACGCAGAAGCCGCGGGGTGCACGCGGATCTGCGACTGCCACGACCGCCAGATAGTGAAGGTGACCGGTACGCTGCGTACCGTCACCCTGCGGCCGAGGGCGGGCGTCCCCGCACTGGAGGCGGAGCTGTTCGACGGCTCGGCCGCGCTGGACGTGGTCTGGCTCGGGCGTCGCTCGATCGTGGGAATCGAACCCGGCCGGCGCATGATCGCCTCCGGGCGGATCGCGATGAGCCACGGCCGCCGGGTCCTCTTCAACCCGAAGTACGAACTCCGACCCCTCGGACAGGAGCACTAG